A segment of the Sulfitobacter sp. D7 genome:
CTTGATAAACTCGTTATCCCCACCAAGCCCGGCAAAGTCCTGACCGAACTCGAATAGAATGCCCTGTGTCGGATCCAGCCCGGTGCGGCGGGTGTCATAGGTGTAGGTGTAGCCGAGGGAGGAAGAGAACAACGCGCCTTCCGCGATTTCATTCGCGATGGTGGCGCTGTTATCCTCATCATCACGCTCCAGCATCTCGATCCCTTCGAGCGTATAGCGCGTCGACAGACGGCCATTCTCGCTGACCGGAAAAGTCAGGCTGGGCTGGAACACCAGACGTTCGGTGTCATAGCTGGTGTAAGACGAATTGGTTTCCGCATAATCAAGCTTGAGACCAAGCGCCACGTCACGCCCCAAAAAGCGCGGCTCGACAAAGGTCACGCCATAGCGCGTGGCATCTTCGGCGGTGGAGATCGACAGGTTCAGCCGCTGGCCGCGCCCGAGGAAGTTGTCCTCCTGAAAGCTGACCGCCACCCCGAAACCGTCGTTGTTCGAGAAGGAGCCGCCGAAGTTCAGCGAACCTGTGGGCTTCTCTTCCACATCGACGTCAATCACAACCTGCTCGGGGCTGGAGCCTTGGCGGGCGTTGACCTCTGCCGTCTCGAAATACTGCAGCGCGCGGATACGTTCTGCCGCTTGGCGAATTTCGCGCGGGTTGAACGGGTCACCCTCGACGCTGTCAAACTCGCGGCGGATCACCCGGTCAAGCGTCGTGGTGTTGCCTTCGATGTCGATCCGCTCAACAAAGATACGCTCGCCACGGGACAGCTTGTAGGTCACGTTGAGCGACAGATCACGGTCGTTGCGGTCAATCACCGGCTCGACCCGCAGGAAATCGACACCATCGCGGATCGCTTGGCGCTCGATCCGGGCGATGTCATTCTCGATCAGAGTGGGCGAGTAGATCACGCCGGGGCGGATTTTGAGCAGGTCACGGTACACGGCGGCGTTCAGACCCGGCACTTCGGACTCGACCGACACGTTGCCGAAACGGAACTGCTGCCCCTCGGTGATGTTATAGGCCACGAAGACGCCATCGCGTTCTTCGGTCAGCTCGGCGTTGACCGCCTCGGTACGCATGTCGACATAGCCGCGCGAGAGGTAGAAATCCCGCAGCATCTGCTTATCGGCCTCGACCCGGCCTTCGACATAGGTGTCACGTTTGACCAAACGGCGGAACAGACCCGCCTGTTTGGTGTCCAGCACGCGGCGCAGACGCCGGTCGGAATAGACCCGGTTGCCGACAAAGCTCAGACGCTCGATCTCGACGTTGTCGCCTTCGAAAATTTCGAACACCAGATCGACGCGGTTTTGATCGCGGCGGATGATGCGGGGCTGCACGCGGGCCGACAGACGGCCTTCGTTGCTATAGGCCTCGGCGATGGCGGCGGCGTCTTGCTCGGCTTGGCTGGGATTGAACACCCGACGCTCGGTCGAGCCGATAAGTTCGGCCAGCATCTCATCTTTGATGCGGCGGTTGCCCTCAAAGCTGACGCGGTTCAGCGTCGGCAGTTCGACCACCGTGATGACCAGCGTGTTGCCCTGCGGCTCAAGAGCGACGGATTCAAACAAGCCCGAGTTTTGCAGGTTCTGATAGGCGTCGTTCAACTGACCGCCCGACACCGCCTGCCCGCGCCCGATACCGGCCCGGCGCAGAATCGCGCTGTCGCCGATCCGCTCATTGCCGTCGATGACGACCGTGTTGAACTGATATTGCTGCGCCTGCGCTTGGCTGCCCGGCACGAGCCAGGCCACGGACAACATGACACAAAGCGATGCCCCCCGAAGGGTCTTGCCAACATTGCTGCGCTGCGCCCACTCGACGGGCATTCTGCCCTCGTTCCTCAGTCCCATTACACCGACCCGTTTTTTTACGACATTGTTGTCAACCTGACTACGCAGGTTGACGGGGTTTGTCAAAAGCAACGGCCGAGAAAATATACCATATCATGCGGCAAGTTGGGCCAGAATGACATCATGAGCCAAGATCGTGCAGAAGCACCCGATAAGGCACTCTATCACGCACTCGCAAGCATTCAGAGAGAGGCGACAAAGGCCCCGGCAGAGAGCGCCGCTGCAATGGCCGCGGCAAAGAACGCACGGTCCCAGTTAAGGTCCAAAAGCAGGCTGAGGCCGCGGTATGATCCTTGTAAAACGTGCATCATGGGTTCCTTCTTGATGGAAGATGACCGTAGCCAAGGATTGCGGCACGATTTTGTTCAATTATGACCATTTCAAGGCATTACGCCCTGCCCGTAAGGGCAAGGCGCAGGATGTCTTTCACTGTCAGGGGCGCCGCCCGGCCTTATGGGCAGAACAAGTCGTTCCCAAGCGCAAAGAGCATCAAGGTCAGCACCAAGGCGATGCCCATGGTCATCAAAATCCGCAGCGCGCCATCGCTGGGCGGTTTGCCGGTCACGGCCTCATAGGCGTAAAACACCAGATGCCCGCCGTCCAAGGCCGGGATTGGGAAGAGGTTCAGCAGACCGACCGCCGTGCTCAGCACCGCGATGAAATAGATGAAGGACTGCGCCCCTTGGCTCGCCATCGCGCCCGAAGTCTGGGCGATGCCCACCGGGCCGCTCAGGTTGCAGGTGCTGATATTGCCGACGATCATCTCGCGCAGGCCCGAGATCGACCCCGTGATGATGCGCCAAGTGTTGTCTAGGCCCGAGCTAAGCGCCTCCCCCACGCCGGGCGTATCGGTTGCGGGCACAAAGGCCATGCCGCCGACGATGCCGATGCGCAGGTTTTGCTTGAAACTGCCATCGGGCTGCGGCTCATCCGTGGCTTTGGGAACGAGGGTGAAAGGCAGGCTCTCGCCGTCGCGCCAGACGGTCAGCTCCTGCGGCGCCCCTTCGGAAGCTTCGACCACCTCTTTCAACTCACCAAAGGCCACGATCTCTTGCCCGTTGACGGCGGTGATCACATCCCCGCTGCGCAAACCGGCCTCTTGCGCTGCCGATTGCGGCGCGACATTGCTGACCAGCGGCGGCATCAGATAGGGGCCGGGCACGGTCAGGTCGGCCCCATCGCGGGTGATGTCATAGCTCAAGACCGCTTCTTGGGGCAAATTCGTCAGGAAATCGCTATAGCCCCCACCGGCAGCAAGCGAGGGCACCGGCGCGCCTTCGACCGCGCGCAGAATGTCGCCCGGCTCCAACTCATAGGCAGCGTTGGGAAGCGCCCGCAGCTCTCCCACGGTGAGCGGATCGCGGGCGGTGCCAGCGGTCATCGCCACGGCGAAAAAGATGAGAATCGACAGGGCAAAGTTGAACACCGGCCCCGCCGCCACGGTCAGCGCGCGGGCATAAAGCGGCGCGCCGTGCATCGTGTGGCGCAGCGCTTCGGGGTCTTCGGCCAGCGCCTCCATCGCGGTTTCGTCCTTGCCGGAGGCCGCATTGGAATCGCCCGCGAATTTCACATAGCCGCCAAAGGGCAGCAGCGCGAACTGCCAGCGCGTGCCGCGCTTGTCGATGCGCGAAAACAGCACCGGGCCGAAGCCCAGACTGAAGACATCCGCTTTGATCCCGGTCCAACGGCCAACGATGTAATGGCCGTATTCGTGGATCGCCACGATCACCGACAGCGCCACGACAAAGGCCAATATCGTCCAAATCAGCCCGCCGAACTCCGGCAAATATCCCATGATGTCCAACGTGCTATCCTGCTCTATTATGAATTGCGGCTGTCGCGGCCTTACGGGCGAGATGATCGACCTCGGCCACCAGATCAAGTGTCATTTCGTCGCTGCCCCGGCCCAGCGATGCGTCAGCGGCGCGCGCGTCCAATACCTCTTCGACGATTTCGGCCATTTGGGTAAAGCGCAACTGCCCGGCGATAAAGCCATCCAGCGCAACCTCTTTGGCCGCATTAAACACCGCGCCCATGAGGCCGCCTGCTGCCATGACCTCCCGCGCGAGGCGCAGCGCGGGCCAGCGGGCGTCGTCGGGCGCGGTAAAATCGAACCGTCCGATCTTGGTGAGATCCAGCCGCTCCACCGGCAAAGGTGCCCGCTGCGGGTGGTGCAGCGCATAGCCAATCGCGTGACGCATGTCAGGCGGTCCGACATGGGCCATCAGCCCACCATCGCAGAACCCCACCAACGCATGGATCATCGACTGCGGATGCACCAGCACTTCGATAGCCTCAGGCGAGACGCCGAAAAATTCCCTCGTTTCAATGACTTCCATCGCTTTGTTGAACATCGAGGCTGAGTCGATGGTGATCCGCTGACCCATGTCCCAGTTCGGATGGTTTGAAGCTTGGTCGAGCGTCGCATTGGCGAGGTCTTTTAGCGGCCAATCGCGAAACGCGCCGCCGCTGGCAGTGATGATGACGCGCTCAACGGCGGTCATATCCTCGCCCACGAGCGCTTGGAAAACGGCGGAATGTTCGCTGTCGACCGGCAGGATCGTCGCGCCATTGCGCTCAGCCTCGCCCATGATCAGCGCCCCGGCGCAGACCAGCGATTCCTTGTTGGCCAGTGCCAGTGTGCCGCCTTGGCGCAGGGCGGCCAGCCCCGGTGCCAGCCCCGCAGCACCGATGATCGCCGACATGGTCCAATCCGCCGGACGCGATGCCGCCTCGGCGATCGCGTCAGACCCTGCCGCCGCCTCAATCCCGCTGCCGCTAAGCGCGTCGCGCAGATCCTCCAGCAGGTCTTCGCGCGCGGTGACCGCGACCTCGGCGTTCAGCGCTTTCGCATCCGCCGCCAGTTGCGCGATATTGCCCGCCCCGGTCAGCGCCACGACATCATAGCCGTCAGGCGCGCGGCGGATCAGGTCAATCGTGTTTTGACCGATGGACCCGGTCGCCCCCAGTATCGAAATCTTGCGCGGCATAGCGGATCAGTTCACGCCCGGCGGGAAGCCGATCAGCGGCCCGACGATCAGCAAGAACACCGCAGCGCCCAGCATTCCATCAAAGCGGTCCAGCAGACCGCCATGGCCGGGGATCAGCGCCGAGCTGTCTTTGACGCCCATCTTACGTTTCATCCCCGATTCCGCCATATCGCCCATCTGCGAAGCCATCGACAGCGCGACCGAGATGCCGACGAGCTGCAGCCCAAAGCCGGTGTTGAACGAAAAGATCAGCCCGACAACAGCCGCCCCGACCCAGCCCGATGCGGTGCCGGACCATGTTTTCTTGGGGCTGACCTTGGGCCAGAACTTCGGCCCGCCAATGGCGCGACCGGCGAAATAGCCTACCACATCGGTGACCACGACCACCAGCACCAGCCACATCAGCCAGCCAAAGCCCATGTCGTCACGCAACTGGATCAGGCCAAAGCCCGCCAGCAGGATCAGCGCGGTAAAACTCATGTAAAGCGTGCGGTTGGCGCTCAATAGCGCGAAGCCCAAAAGCGCGGGTGCCAGCAACAGCGGCAGGCCAAAGCCAACCGGCAGATAGACCGAGGCCAACACGGCCACGCCCGTCACCAGCCCAAGCTGCCAAGATTCCGCCTTCCCCGGCCCGCGCAGCATGCCGACCAGTTCCCAGACCATCATGCCGCAAATCAATGCGACCAGCAGATGAAACACCACACCGCCCAGCCAGATGCCCAGCAGGCCAATCAGGATCATGGCGCTGGCAGACAGCATCCGCGCCCGCAGGTCGGACCATTGTTCAGGTGATTTCATCGCAAGTCTCCTCAGGTCTTGACCGCACCGAACCGCCTGTCACGCCCGCCATAGGCGGCGCAGAGCCGGGCGAATTCCTCGCGGGTGAAATCCGGCCACAGCGTGTCGATGAACTCATATTCCGCATAGGCCGACTGCCACAGCAGAAAGTTCGAAATCCGCGCCTCGCCGCTGGTGCGGATCACCAGATCGGGGTCGGGCAGCACATGGGTATCGAGGTAGCGCGGCAGGGTCTCTTCGTCCACGCTGTCGGGGTCGAGTTTGCCGCTGGCGACATCTTGGGCCAAACGATGCGTGGCGCGGGCCACCTCATCGCGGCCACCATAGTTCAGCGCAATCGTGAGGTTGATGCGGGTGTTTTGCACGGTATGGGCCTCAAGCTCGCCCATCAGTTTGATCAGCTTGTCATCCAGCCTGTCGCGATCCCCGATGAACCGAACCCGCGCGCCATATTCGCTAAGGCTGCGCATTTCCTTGGAGATATAGCGCCGAAACAGCG
Coding sequences within it:
- the uppS gene encoding polyprenyl diphosphate synthase, giving the protein MSTAEIQPKIAPGGPRHVAIIMDGNGRWATQRGRPRLFGHHAGARRVREIVEACPDVGVEYLTIFAFSTENWKRTQVEVAGLMSLFRRYISKEMRSLSEYGARVRFIGDRDRLDDKLIKLMGELEAHTVQNTRINLTIALNYGGRDEVARATHRLAQDVASGKLDPDSVDEETLPRYLDTHVLPDPDLVIRTSGEARISNFLLWQSAYAEYEFIDTLWPDFTREEFARLCAAYGGRDRRFGAVKT
- a CDS encoding phosphatidate cytidylyltransferase — protein: MKSPEQWSDLRARMLSASAMILIGLLGIWLGGVVFHLLVALICGMMVWELVGMLRGPGKAESWQLGLVTGVAVLASVYLPVGFGLPLLLAPALLGFALLSANRTLYMSFTALILLAGFGLIQLRDDMGFGWLMWLVLVVVVTDVVGYFAGRAIGGPKFWPKVSPKKTWSGTASGWVGAAVVGLIFSFNTGFGLQLVGISVALSMASQMGDMAESGMKRKMGVKDSSALIPGHGGLLDRFDGMLGAAVFLLIVGPLIGFPPGVN
- the dxr gene encoding 1-deoxy-D-xylulose-5-phosphate reductoisomerase, encoding MPRKISILGATGSIGQNTIDLIRRAPDGYDVVALTGAGNIAQLAADAKALNAEVAVTAREDLLEDLRDALSGSGIEAAAGSDAIAEAASRPADWTMSAIIGAAGLAPGLAALRQGGTLALANKESLVCAGALIMGEAERNGATILPVDSEHSAVFQALVGEDMTAVERVIITASGGAFRDWPLKDLANATLDQASNHPNWDMGQRITIDSASMFNKAMEVIETREFFGVSPEAIEVLVHPQSMIHALVGFCDGGLMAHVGPPDMRHAIGYALHHPQRAPLPVERLDLTKIGRFDFTAPDDARWPALRLAREVMAAGGLMGAVFNAAKEVALDGFIAGQLRFTQMAEIVEEVLDARAADASLGRGSDEMTLDLVAEVDHLARKAATAAIHNRAG
- the bamA gene encoding outer membrane protein assembly factor BamA — protein: MPVEWAQRSNVGKTLRGASLCVMLSVAWLVPGSQAQAQQYQFNTVVIDGNERIGDSAILRRAGIGRGQAVSGGQLNDAYQNLQNSGLFESVALEPQGNTLVITVVELPTLNRVSFEGNRRIKDEMLAELIGSTERRVFNPSQAEQDAAAIAEAYSNEGRLSARVQPRIIRRDQNRVDLVFEIFEGDNVEIERLSFVGNRVYSDRRLRRVLDTKQAGLFRRLVKRDTYVEGRVEADKQMLRDFYLSRGYVDMRTEAVNAELTEERDGVFVAYNITEGQQFRFGNVSVESEVPGLNAAVYRDLLKIRPGVIYSPTLIENDIARIERQAIRDGVDFLRVEPVIDRNDRDLSLNVTYKLSRGERIFVERIDIEGNTTTLDRVIRREFDSVEGDPFNPREIRQAAERIRALQYFETAEVNARQGSSPEQVVIDVDVEEKPTGSLNFGGSFSNNDGFGVAVSFQEDNFLGRGQRLNLSISTAEDATRYGVTFVEPRFLGRDVALGLKLDYAETNSSYTSYDTERLVFQPSLTFPVSENGRLSTRYTLEGIEMLERDDEDNSATIANEIAEGALFSSSLGYTYTYDTRRTGLDPTQGILFEFGQDFAGLGGDNEFIKTTAKIAGEKRIFNEEVTLRATLEGGALAWNGGTNRAVDRFILGPSIMRGFEPGGIGPRDQSNGVDDALGGNLFAVARFEAEFPLGLPEEYGISGGVFYDVGNLWDLSDVDTTGGTIVGEGGSFRHVIGFSVFWDTPLGPLQFNVSDALKKESFDKEQSFEVTLRTTF
- the rseP gene encoding RIP metalloprotease RseP encodes the protein MGYLPEFGGLIWTILAFVVALSVIVAIHEYGHYIVGRWTGIKADVFSLGFGPVLFSRIDKRGTRWQFALLPFGGYVKFAGDSNAASGKDETAMEALAEDPEALRHTMHGAPLYARALTVAAGPVFNFALSILIFFAVAMTAGTARDPLTVGELRALPNAAYELEPGDILRAVEGAPVPSLAAGGGYSDFLTNLPQEAVLSYDITRDGADLTVPGPYLMPPLVSNVAPQSAAQEAGLRSGDVITAVNGQEIVAFGELKEVVEASEGAPQELTVWRDGESLPFTLVPKATDEPQPDGSFKQNLRIGIVGGMAFVPATDTPGVGEALSSGLDNTWRIITGSISGLREMIVGNISTCNLSGPVGIAQTSGAMASQGAQSFIYFIAVLSTAVGLLNLFPIPALDGGHLVFYAYEAVTGKPPSDGALRILMTMGIALVLTLMLFALGNDLFCP